Within the Opitutaceae bacterium TAV5 genome, the region GGCAGTTTGTCCGCGCCATAGGTGTGATGCGCGGCAAGCAGCAAAAGGGCATACGCGGCCACCGCGCAGGCAGGCTGGCGGCGCACCGCCTCCGGCTCCCTGACCTGTGCCTCGCTTACGCCCAGCAGACACTTTTCATCCCGGAAGTTCACCTCGATGTCCCAGCGCCAGAGGTATTCCTGCAGGATGTCTTCGAGCGGCACGTCCGGGTTGGTGCAAATCAGGCAGGCAGGCTGGCGGTAGAGCAGCTTGCCTGCTTTTTTCAACCGGTAGCCCAGGGGGGCGATCACCATCACCCGGACCAAGGTATCGACTCCGGTGATACGGGCCAGCACCGGCCCCAGTGTTTTGATCTTGAAATCGTGGCGCTTTTCCGCCGCGAAGGCCGGCACCCGGCTCCACCCGACGGTCTGGTCGGTGCGCAACTGTTCCGGCGTGGGCAGGGTGTCGCCATACTTGCGGGGGCGTCCCTTTTTGCCGGGCCGCGCCTGGCAGGGCGCGTAGAGCACGGTGTCTTTGCGCACCCGGCCGATCAGGACGGTGTTCTCCGGCAGCTGGCGCAACACCGTGCGGTTGGTGAAGCGTCCGTCGCTTACCCAGTGGATAGGGCGCGCGGTCGCGGTGCGCAGGTGCGCCATCCGCCCGGCGGCGACTTCGTTGATGTTGGCCTGTTTGCGGGCCTCGACGTAGGCCTTCTGCGTTCGGGTATCGGCGTGGCGCGAAGGTTTTTTGGGCAGCGGGGCCTCCTGCCAGTCCACCGGCACCAGCCGGGCCGAACCGTCGGCGGCGGGGAGGGCCGCGCAGAACTGCAGCACACGCTGGCCCCAGACAAAGTTGAGGTTGAACGGCGGGCCGAGCGGATCCTTGCGCCAGCCGCAGCCGGGGATGCAGCGGCCGGTTTTGCGGGTGATGGAGTCATCCAGCGCGACCACCCAGGGCCGGGCGGCATCGGTGGCCGCCAGCGCCTCGTGTTGCACGTGCGCGAAGACCGGATCGACCGGCAGGCGTTGCAGCAGGCGATACTGCGCCGACCAGTCCCGGTGTTGCGCCCCGGCCGTGCTCAGGGCTCCGGTCACCGTGTGGCGACCCAGATTAAGCAGACCGGCCAGCCACTGGGTGCGCGCCCGGGTAAAATCCCCGGGCGAGCCGAAGGCGGGGGCCAGCCCGTCGAGCAGGGAATCGAAGGCTTCGCTCAACGACGCTTTTTTTTTACCGGGACCGGATCGGGCGGAACCTCGCGCCGGGAAACGATCAGGTGGCCCTTGTCGTGGATCGTCCACTCGACCGTCTCGCCCTTGGCGAAGTCCATCGCCTGCGCGATGGGGGCGGGGAAGTTGATGTAATACTGCGCGGTTTCCTTGCGCTGGATGCATTGAACTTTGGTTGGATAGCCCATAAAGGAAACTAGTATTATAACTAGATATTTAATCAAGCCTTTCCTGCTGCAAAACTAGTCAGCGCCAAACTCCAGGCGCGGGCGTCCCGCCCGCATCCGGCGTGGCACGGCCATCCTGGCCGTGGACGGCGCGAAGCGCCGCCGGTTTATTTCCGGACGTTGCGGAGAGGCAACGCTCACGGGCAAGATGCCCGTGCCACGTCGGAGCGGAGAGGCACCCGATGCGGGCGAGACGCCCGCGCCACGACGCTCCGCGTAACATCCGTTAACAAAACAGAACTACATAGGGTACTCCCGCAGACACCGCTCCACCTCTTCCGCTCGCGGCAACGAAGGCCAGCCGCCGGGGCGGGTGCAGGCGAGCGCGGCGGTGGCGCTGGCGAAGCGGAGCATTTCGGCGAACGGCAAACCGCGGGCGAGGGCGAAGGCATAACCGCCATGGAAGGCGTCACCGGCGCCGTTCGTATCCGTTACCCGGACACGAATGGCGGGCAGGCGCCCCGCCTTTCCCTCGTGGCGCCAGACGAGGCCGCGCGCACCGAGCGTCACGACCCAGGTGGCATCGGTCCGCGACAGGCGGGCGGCGAGTTTTTCCAGGCCGGCTTCATCCGGCGACGCGCCATCGAGCGCGGCGCAGGCGAAGGCTTCGGAGGCCACGACATGATCGGCGACCCGCGCCGCGTCGCGCGTGGCGTCGTTGAGCGAACCGGCGTCGAGCACGAGTGGCGCCGGGCAGGCCCGGGCATGGGCGGCCAGGCCGGCCGTCCATTCGGGACGATGGCCATCGATGAGGACGACGCGGGCGGGCGGGAAGGGCGGCTCCGGGCATGCGCCGGTTTCACGGTGGGAGACCACGCTGCGCTGTCCGTCGGGTTTGACGAGAATGACGGCGAGCGGAGTTTGCGGCAAAGTGGCGACAAGTGCGGAAGTCCCGACGCCTTCGTCGGCGAAGGCGCGGCGGAGTTGTTCGCCGGAAAGATCGTTGCCGACACATCCGGCAAAAGCCGTGTGGCCGCCGAGGCGGGCAACCTGCACGGCGGCGTTGGCCGCAGGACCGCCGCCAGTGATGCCGAGTGAACCGGCGCGAAGTTTTTCATCCGCCGCCGGGTGACGGGGAACGGTCAGCGAAAAATCCATGCACGCAAAACCGGCGCAAAGCACATCAATCATGCTTCGAGCGCAGCCGCCGGGCGGCGGCGGGGCAAGTGCGGAAGGCAGGCAGCGAGCAGCGGTGTCCGAAGTGGCGCGGGCGTCCCGCCCGCCGTGGGAGCGGCGGTCTCCAGACCGCTGGACGACGCGCAGTGTCGCACGGTTCGTATGGTTCGGAGGCGAGGCGCGTTGCGCCTCGTCGCAGCGGCAGGAATGCCGCCGCTCCCACGGCAGGCGAGACGCCTGCACCACCGGAAAACAAACCGCGGCTGTTTCGGGTGGATTTCCGGGGCGGCGGGGACAGACTCCGGCATTGTCCCCGTTGTTCCCGATGCACAGATCCTTGCACATAACAGTTACCGTGTTGCGCTGGTTGGCGGTGGCGGGGCTGCTTGTGCTGGCGTGGAGGTTGTTTTCCGGAGCATTTGCCTCCGGCTCGATTGCCGCTGCGGCCGGGCAAAGTCTTCTCGCTTTGGGTTGCATCATCTTCGCAGGGATTATCGCGGCTCCAGCGCTTGCCGGATGGGCCGGTTATTATATCGGCGGATTTCTCGGCAGTCTGTTCTACCCGGAAGACTACAACACCGAGCCGCCGGAAGCGTTGTTGAAATCGCTGCGCATGCGGATTCGCGAGCGGATGCACCTTTCCGTCGAAAAACAGCTTCGCGGCCTGCTGAAGGCATACCGTCCGCATCCGGCGGTGTTTCACCTGCTCGCGGTCAATGCGGCGGCGCAGGAGCGCGACTGGCATCCGGTGGTGGCCGAGGCGGCCACGGCACTCTCGAAGAAAAAGTTCCGGCGGTTCGAGGCGCTCGTCCTCGCCGATCCGCCGCTGCCGCTGGACAGCCGGCGGCCGGCGCAGCGCGAGCACGCGTGAAACCCGGTTCGCATGGGCGGTTTACCGCCGCGCTTCGAACAACGGTATGTTTTCGTAATGATGCACAGTCTCGATTTCCCCGGCGGCGCCGGTGACGACATCCACGATGTCGAAACGGTAATGCGCCGGTTCGGGCCGCAGCCGGTCGAGGTAGGCGCGGCAGGCCCGCCGGAGGATCGCCTTTTTCTTGCGGTCAACCGTGTGGTAGCCGGGCACGAGCGCGGACGCGGCGCGGGTCTTGACCTCGACGAAAACCAGCACGCCGCCGTCGTCGCAGACGAGGTCGATCTCCTCGCGGCGGTCGCGCGGATTGCGCCAGTTGCGCACGATGAGGGCGCACCCTTTCCGGCGCAGGTGATCGGCCGCCGCACGCTCGCCGGCATCGCCGCCGGAGACGGGCGAAAGCGTGCGCGCGAAAACCGAACGGAATCGTGACCACCAGCTCATGCGGCATCGAGAGATGCGCGAGCGGGCCGGGGAGGGGCGAGCCTGTTTTTCGATGATGTCGCTCTTCCGGCGCCTCTTTCTTGTCACTTCGATTTAACATGGAGCCAACCTGTTTGTAACACAGGAGCGGCATACTGGCCGGTATGATCCACTCCCGTTGTCGCCTCTCCGCTTCCGTCCTTCCCGTCTTTCTTGCCGCGGCTGCGCTTCTGGCTCCTGCCGCGCTTTCGGCCAAAAGTCTCGGATGGCAGGCCGATGCGCTGGCCGCCGAGCTTGTCGCCAACGAAAAATTCCCGCCCGCCCCCGAGGGCGTGACCGATCTGCGGTTCTCCGACTTTTTCAAAAAACCGGTCGGACCGCGCGGCCTCGAACTTTCCGACCGCCTCCGGGGGCTCGCCGGAAAACGCGTCCGCATCATGGGCTTCATGGTGCAGCAGGAGCAGCCGGTGCCGCATCGCGTGATCCTTGCACCCTACGCGTTCACGACCAACGAAGCCGAATACGGCCTCTGCGACGACCTGCCGCCGGCCGTCGTCTTTGTGGACGTCCCCGGCACGCGCATATCGCCGGAGCACCGCTCCGCCGCGCCGTTTGTTTCGCCGCTGTTCGCCCGCGCCGCGCAGTTCTGCTGCTCCACCCTCAAAGGCGAGGAAGCCCGCAAGGTCGCGGTGCCCTGGACTCCGGGCCCGCTGCTGCTGACCGGCCGGCTCGAAATCGGCAACCGCGAGGAGCCGGACGGACGCGTCTCGTTCATCCGTCTCGCGCTCGATCCGACCCCCACCGAGGGCGACACGCTCCGCGTCGCCGCCAGCCCGGCGGCCCCGGCCGAACCCGCCGCCTCCCTTTCCCCGTCGGTCGCTTCGGCGCGCTGACGTATCCGGAAACTACAGACAACACATACATGCAATCCTCATGAATACCGTAACCAAAGCCTTCCTCATCCGCGGGCTCGCGGGCGCGGCGCTTGCCGGCGCCGCTCTGGCTCCCGCCGCCGCCCTCGCGGCGCCTGTCGTGTCGCGCCTCACGCCGCCCAGCCTCAAGTTCAGCTACGGCGACGACGGCGCTCCGTATATCTCGCGCTTTTTCATCGATCAGCGTTTCGATCTTCAGGCCACGGTCAGCCCGGACGCAGGCAGGACGATCACCGGCGCGAAGTTTCTCGTCGATGACGTCGAGGTGCCCGGCACGGTGACATTCATCCCGTGCAACGCGCCCGGCCTCCCGGCCGACACCGTGGCTCCCACGCTCCGCGCCTACAGCAACACTACGCCCGGCGTCCACACGCTCAAGGTGGTGGCCACCCAGGACGACGACACCACGGTCGAGGCCGAGGGCAATTTCGAGGTTGTCGGTTTCACGGTCAACGGACGCCAGGCGAAGAACGTGATCTTCATGATCGGCGACGGCATGGGCATCGCCCACCGTTCCGCCGCGCGCATCATGTACCGCGGCATCGTTTCCGGCAAATCGCTCGCCCCGCTCGAAATGGATGACATGCCGGCCACTGCGCTGGTGAAAACGGCCTCGCTCAACTCCATCATCACCGACTCCGCGCCCGGCGCCGCCTGCTATTCCTCCGGCAACAAGGGCAACAACAACCAGCAGGGCGTGTTCCCCGACGACACGACCGACGCGTTCGACAATCCGCGCATCGAGCTCATCGGCGAATACCTCGCCCGCACGCAACAAAAGTCCCTTGGCATCGTGACCACGGCCGATGTGTTCGACGCCACTCCCGGCGCCTTCGGCAGCCACACCCAGGACCGTGGCGCGGGCACCGGCATCTGCGACGGCTATCTCGACGAGCAGGCCGTAAACGCCAACCTCAAGGTGCTGCTCGGCGGCGGCCGCAAGTGGTTCCTGCCCGCCGGCGAGACCGGCTCGGCCCGCTCGGGTCCCACCGGCTCTACCATCAGCGCCGAACTCGCCGCCGCCTGGAATCTCACGCCCGGCACGAGCGATCCCGCCCGCGATCTCCTGTCGGATTTCGAGGATGCCGGCTTTGTCTACACGCCCGACCGCACCACGCTCGCCGCCATCCCGGCCGACACGACAAAACTCCTCGGCCTCTTCGCCTTCTCCAACATGAACGTGGCCAAGGACAAACTCGATGGCCGCCGCGGCATCACGCCGGCCGGCGCCACGCAGTCTGTCGTCGCCGATTACGGCTTCACGGACCAGCCGCTGCTCGAGGAGATGACCGACGCCGCCCTTCGCGTGCTCAACAAGAACCGCAAGGGTTTTGTCCTCATGGTCGAGGGCGCCTCGATCGACAAGCAGGCGCACAACATGGACACCGAACGCTGGATCACCGACACCATCGAGTTCGACAAGGCGATCGGCGTGGCCAAGCAGTTCGCCGCCGCCAATCCCGACACGCTCATCATCGTGACGGCCGACCATGAATGCGCCGGCGTCAACATCATCGGCGCCTCCCGCGTCACCGACGCCAACCTCAAGGCCCTCGCTTCCGCGGGCGGCGGCGCGGCGACCCTGCGTGACCAGGTCGTGGGCACTTATGAAGTCGCCGGCTTCCCGATCTACACGCTCGCCGACGACGGCTATCCGCAGACGACCGACATCGACTATCGCATGCTCGTCGGCTACGCCGCCAACTGCGACCGCTACGAAGACTGGCTGACCAACCCGCGCCCGCTGCGCGACAGCCAGCAGCCGCTCAACGGCGAGCCTCCGCTCAACACCTATCCCGGAGCCCCGGTGAATCGCGACCAGGCGGGCGACTTCTTCGTCACCGGTCAGGTCCCGGGCAGCCAGGCCGTGCACACCGGCTCGGATATCCCGCTCACGGCGACGGGCCGCGCTTCCAGCCTCTTCCGCGGCGTGGTGGACAACACCGACGTCTTCTTCCTCGCGATGCAGGCCATCCACGGCGGCGCATCGTACTGAACAAAAGTGGCGCGGGCGTCTCGCCCGCTGACGGCGCGAAGCGCCGCCCGGAAACGCGGGCGAGACGTCAAGGCCATCTGCGTAACATCAGTGAATAAAAACGGCGCGGGCGTTTACCGCCCGCGCCCTCATCACCATCTCCGGATTTTTTTACACTCTTATGCTCTCCACCTTCTTTCGCGCCCTTCCTGCGGCGCTTCTCTTCTCCGCCGCCGCCTCGGTGCCGGCTCTCGCGCAAACGGTCACGTTCGACCAGGACTTCAGCGGTGTGCCTTCGGGCACGCTCCTCAGCGAATTCAACACGAGCTTCCTTTCCTTCAACAACGCCCACACCGTCGACGAAGTGACGTATGACGACGACGGCTTCGAAACCTCGCGTGTCGAGAAGTGGCGGATCGACGCCGCCATGGATAACCCTCTGACAGGCGCCCCGCTGGCTGTCCTCGACTACGGTGACGGCAGCACCGTCGGCAGCGCCATCGATGCCTACGTCGCGCTCGTGCTCATCACCTTCGACCAGGTTTACGAACTCGGCTCGTTTTCCGTGACGCTTGATCTCGATACCTACGGTGATTCGGCGGCGGACGTGCGGTTCCTGCTCGACGGCGATGTCGTCTCGACCTTCCCGCTCGACCAGAGCATCGCCGGCAATATCGCCACCCTGACACCCGGCGCGGGCGAATCCTTCCTCTTCGACGCGATCCTCCTGCCCAGCGGAGATCAATACCAGGCGCTCTCCATCACCGCCACCGCCGTCCCCGAGCCCGCCACCTGGGCGGCGCTGGCCGGCGGTGCGCTCCTGGCCGGCGCCGTCATCCGCCGTCGCCACCAGCGCCGGGCGGGCGCGTGACCGGCAGTTCGAAGACCACGCTCCTCAACAACCCGTGTTGCGATTCCGCGACACGGGTTTTCTTTTCGATTCCGACGGCGGAGGGAGCGGGCACGAACGCCTCCTGTTTCCGGGCTAGCTGATCGACAGTCCAGCCGCTCTGGCAACGGTGTGCTGGCGGATGTCGAACGTCCAGAACCGGGCGGCCTTGAGGACGGTGGCGGCGGCGATATGCAGCAGGTCGAGCGTGCGCAGGCCTGTTGACGGTGTGTGCGCACGGGAGAGCGTTTCGGCTTGCTGCCAGAGTGCGTAAGCGGGAAGGGGGCGAGGAAGGATGTCTCCATTCGTCACCATTGCCCGGATGGCCGCTTCAATGTTGCGAACGTCGGCAACGGTCAGTTTGCCGCGTGCGATGAGGGCGCGGGTGGCGTTGCCAAATTCCACTTTTTGCCAAGGGGTCCAGAGGATTTTCCCGTGTGCGGTTTGCATGAGGGCTTGCGCTTGCGGGAAGTTCGCATCGTGCAGGTGTAGAGCCATCATGACCGAGGTGTCGGGGTAGATGCTCATTCGCGGCCGGGGATGAGCCTCCATGTTTCCTCACCTTCGAAGCGCCCGGCGAGGTGGGCGGTAAGCTTCTCGTAATCGACCCTGCCCTTGCGGCTGACATCAGCGCCCGCGACCTTGCTCAGCACATAGGCGTTGAGGCTTTTTTTGGCCCGGCGAGCCTGCGCTTGCAGACGTTTTTTTTCCTTCTCTGTTACTTTGAGTGTGATCGTTGTGGTTGGCATGATGTTACCATCAGTCACCCTCTCCGGAGGGTCAAGCGCCGCCCGGAGCCGCTGCTCCGCCGTCGGAGGGAGCGGCGGCATGGCAAACTGTCGGCCTGCGACCCCGGTACCTGCCGCTGCCTTGCCGGACGGAACGACAGATAGGGAAAAACGTCACGCAGCGCGATATGACTGCGATCCCCATGCCTTCGCCGACAGGCAGATTCTCCGATCCGGGTGTCGTGCAATATCTGTCAAAAATGCAACGTGTAGTCGAGTTGCCCGGCGGACGGTATCTTGAGCAGCATCAGCCGTCGGCCCGGCAGGGGGGTAGCATTTTCCGCAACTACGGGAATCCCGCTGGCTCCACGAAACGCAATGGTGAGCAGGGGGGAATTCCGCTCCATGCGCCGGACGACAATGGCGTCGGGCCTGATTGTGATCGTGTCGCCGTGGGCGAGGACAAGGGGAAAGTGTTCCGCAAACTTGCGGGACAGGCCGATGCTCACGTCGATGCCGTCATCGGTAAACAGGACCTTCTTGCTGCCGGAAGGCTTTCCTTCGGCGTACAGTGAATACGCGAGGGCGAGATCACCTTGCTTCAGGTCGGCTGCCGGCGGGAATGGCCTAGAAACAGGATGATTGGCGATGGCCATGCGAGCATCGAAGGAAAGTGCTTCGAAAGGATAATCGGACTTTTCCGCATACGTTCCCCAGGCGAGTGATTTTTGGCGTGATTGACTCTGAAGCAGGATACCGGTGTCAGGACGCCAGACAAAGCCCAGGCCATAGCGTTGTTGCCTGGACGCCGGATTGCCAAAGGCAAACGAGGCATACCAACCGGGGCGCCGCAGATAAAGAAACGCGCTGTTCTGGCGCGGGTCGTGCCGGATATGGTTGAAATTTTGCCGAGCCGCCCAGGGCAATTGTTCACGGGCGGCGTCACGTTCGACCCGGGACGGATACCAGGCCGGGTCACGGTGATCGAGAAAAGTATAAGGTGAAAACGAATCAAAGGCGGGCACCTGAAGGCGCCGTATCCGAGGCGGCCATTCACGCGCAAGGCGGGCGCGGGTCGCGGCAATGCCGGCGGCGCGCTCCTCCCGCGTGGGGGAAAAGGCCCGGGCGTGGTCAACGAACTCCGCCACTGGCGTTTCGGTGCCCGGGAAAAAGGGGAGCCGGGTGCGGGATTCGATGGCGCAATTGACCGCGATCCAGTTCTCGCCGGGCTGGAGCACGGCATTGTAGGCGAGCCACTCGAACCAGGCCGATTCCTTGCGAATCCAGGTCCGGGCCAGCGAAGCGTCGTGACGCAGGCGAGGCCAGGCGCTTCGCGTATTGGTCCCGTGCGTGCCAAGCGTGTATTGGAAATCGGGACCATTCTGCTCGTAAAAGAAACCGGCGGGGCTCTGGAAATCCCCGGCGCTCTGCCGGAGGCGTTTCTCCCATAGCGCCTTCAGTTCCCTGTCGTTATCGTGCATGGCAAACCATGACAGGCCGCCGGGCCAGATATTGCCGTACTGGTTGGAATAGAGCAGCCCTCGCTCGTAATAGTCATCGCGGGCGAGAGCGGCGAGCAACGCCTTGCGGCAAGTCTTGTGGGCGTGGGCCAGCACCTCCTTGTTGACAGGCGGGGCGTCCGGGGCGGAAAGGTGCTCGAGAGCCCGCCCGAGGAATTTGGTCATGAACGCGGTGGCCGCGATGTTCCACCGTTGCGGGCCGTATTCGGAAAAGGAACCATCCGGAGCCTGGATGCGTGAGATAAAATCCAACGCGGCTTCGAGACGGACGCGCACGGCGGGGTCTCCCCGCCAGGGATTCCACTTGCGGTCGGCAGTGTAGAACCAGGCAAGCGAAAGGATGTTTTCCATGACACGTGCGTTGTAGGTCCGGTTCTCCTGCGCGCGCCTCCAGACGGAGATGTTGAAGAAACCCCGGTCCGGCCCCTCCTCGACAACGGCATTGGCAAACGTGGAAAAATGCGCGAGCGGCTCGATGAGATCCAGTTCGTCGTCGGAAAAATCCGCCGCCGACAGTTTGCTGAAATCGACAGGTGAAACCATCGGCCAGCGTGCCACGCCCTGAATCGTGGCGTCGGCGAACGCCGCTTCGCCGGACGAAATGGCAAGGGCGCACGCGCCCAATGCGATGGAGAGCGCCACGGAGACGGTGGTTGCGATTGGAGGAATCATGCAAGTATACAAATTGAGGGGGAGGCGCTGAGCCCAAAGAGTATCAGCGCGGAACATACAAGACTGTCGATGCAGGCGTTGCGCAGTAATGTGAATGGCGCCAGACGGGACGCCTTTCCATCGCAAGACGGAGAACTTCCTTGGCCTGGCACCATTCGGAGCGAATGCTCAAGGAGAAGCCACAGGGGGGAGGGGACCCCTAAAAATTGTTGGGGACAGGGGAGCTTTTCACATGGCCATCGAAGTAGAGCGTGTTGCGCTTGTTGTCATGGACCGGTTTATCCGGCGAGTTCTGGACCGTGCTGAGATTGCCGACCG harbors:
- a CDS encoding glycosyltransferase family 1, giving the protein MLSTFFRALPAALLFSAAASVPALAQTVTFDQDFSGVPSGTLLSEFNTSFLSFNNAHTVDEVTYDDDGFETSRVEKWRIDAAMDNPLTGAPLAVLDYGDGSTVGSAIDAYVALVLITFDQVYELGSFSVTLDLDTYGDSAADVRFLLDGDVVSTFPLDQSIAGNIATLTPGAGESFLFDAILLPSGDQYQALSITATAVPEPATWAALAGGALLAGAVIRRRHQRRAGA
- a CDS encoding endonuclease yields the protein MSWWSRFRSVFARTLSPVSGGDAGERAAADHLRRKGCALIVRNWRNPRDRREEIDLVCDDGGVLVFVEVKTRAASALVPGYHTVDRKKKAILRRACRAYLDRLRPEPAHYRFDIVDVVTGAAGEIETVHHYENIPLFEARR
- a CDS encoding sugar kinase, producing the protein MDVLCAGFACMDFSLTVPRHPAADEKLRAGSLGITGGGPAANAAVQVARLGGHTAFAGCVGNDLSGEQLRRAFADEGVGTSALVATLPQTPLAVILVKPDGQRSVVSHRETGACPEPPFPPARVVLIDGHRPEWTAGLAAHARACPAPLVLDAGSLNDATRDAARVADHVVASEAFACAALDGASPDEAGLEKLAARLSRTDATWVVTLGARGLVWRHEGKAGRLPAIRVRVTDTNGAGDAFHGGYAFALARGLPFAEMLRFASATAALACTRPGGWPSLPRAEEVERCLREYPM
- a CDS encoding alkaline phosphatase — encoded protein: MNTVTKAFLIRGLAGAALAGAALAPAAALAAPVVSRLTPPSLKFSYGDDGAPYISRFFIDQRFDLQATVSPDAGRTITGAKFLVDDVEVPGTVTFIPCNAPGLPADTVAPTLRAYSNTTPGVHTLKVVATQDDDTTVEAEGNFEVVGFTVNGRQAKNVIFMIGDGMGIAHRSAARIMYRGIVSGKSLAPLEMDDMPATALVKTASLNSIITDSAPGAACYSSGNKGNNNQQGVFPDDTTDAFDNPRIELIGEYLARTQQKSLGIVTTADVFDATPGAFGSHTQDRGAGTGICDGYLDEQAVNANLKVLLGGGRKWFLPAGETGSARSGPTGSTISAELAAAWNLTPGTSDPARDLLSDFEDAGFVYTPDRTTLAAIPADTTKLLGLFAFSNMNVAKDKLDGRRGITPAGATQSVVADYGFTDQPLLEEMTDAALRVLNKNRKGFVLMVEGASIDKQAHNMDTERWITDTIEFDKAIGVAKQFAAANPDTLIIVTADHECAGVNIIGASRVTDANLKALASAGGGAATLRDQVVGTYEVAGFPIYTLADDGYPQTTDIDYRMLVGYAANCDRYEDWLTNPRPLRDSQQPLNGEPPLNTYPGAPVNRDQAGDFFVTGQVPGSQAVHTGSDIPLTATGRASSLFRGVVDNTDVFFLAMQAIHGGASY